GGCGGCCGGAAGGTGTGCTGCATAGGGGGTGAAATCGCCCGCCGTGCTCGGGTCGTCGATCAGCACCGGACGCAGGAAGATCAGCAGTTCGGTCCGCCGCACGGTGCTGTCGCGGCGGGTGAACAGCTCGCCGAGCAGGGGGAGGTGGCCGAATATGGGGATGCGCCCGGTGTCGTGGTCGATGCGGTCCTCCATCAGCCCGCCGAGCACTGCGATTTCGCCGCTGCGCAGGCGCAGCATGGATTCGATCTCGCGGGTGCGGATCTGCGGCACCCGGTTCGGAATGTCGCGCAGCGTCGGGTTCGGGTCGTCCTTGAAGCCGGAAATGCCGGCGATGGTCGGGCGCACGTTGAGGGTGATGTCGCCGCTGGCGCTGATCTGCGGCGTCACCGCCATGACCATGCCGACCGATACCGACTGTGGCGTGGTTGTGGCGGTGATGCGGGCCTGCTTGCGGTCGTCGTATTCGGTGGTGGTGCTGTCGACGATGAAATAGACCACCTCTTCGACCACCTTGAGCATCGCGGTCTGGTTGTTGAGGACCGACAAGCGGGGGCTGGACAGCACTTTGACGGTGCCGAATGTCTCCAGCAGTTCGATCCGGACGTCGTGGTGCGCAGACAGGTAGCCGATCGTGGGCTGGGCGGTGGTGCCGTCGTTACTGCCGCGCGGGCGAACGGTCCACCCCGGAAGATCGAGGCGGCTCCAGTCGATGCCCTGGCGGTAGCCGTCGGCAAGGGTGATTTCGACGACCGTGGCTTCGATCATGACCTGGCGGCGCGCCGCCTCCTGCACCCGGCCGAGGAAATCGGCCAGCTGTTCGTGCTGGCGGGCGGTGGCGCGCACCATCAGCACCCCGCTTTCGCGGTTGATCATGACATTGGTGTTGCCGCAGCCGCCCTCCGGGGCGCATCGGGATGAAGCGGCGGCGTCGAGGAAGGTGTTCAGGTTCGCTTCCAGGGCGGACCAGAAGTTGTTGCCGGCGCGGGTCTCGATCTGGGTGATGGAAGCGTTGCCGGTCGCTTCGGCGCGCGCACCGGCGGACGAGGTGGCGATCTGGGTGCTGGTCGCCACGGTGCCGCGCATGTCGCGATCGAGGTTGACGTAGTCGAGCGTGTAGCTACGGACGAAAGGGGTGTCCGGTCGGACGACCAGATGGCGGCCTTCGAGGCGGTAGCGGATTTCGGCCTGTTCGGCGATGCGTTCGAGCAGGCGGGCGAGAGGCTGGTCGATGGCATTGAGGGTGATGCGGCCTTCGAGGCCGGGATGGAGGTCGAGCTCGAGTCCGGCATCGCGCCCGATGGCGAGGAGAAGCTGGGCGAGCGGGAGGTCGTGGACGGCGACGGAATAGGTGGCGGCTTCCGCCTCCGGGGAGGAGGCTGAGGGGGATGCGGCGACGATGGCGGGCGGTTGGGCGGCAGCGCGGGAAGGGAGTGTGGATGGGGCTGCCGCGGGCGGAAGGGGCGCGTCCACGGTCTTGCCCAGATGTCCGCTCGGTGGCTGGCGGGGCTGGAGCGGAGTACATGCGGCAAGCAAGGCGAGTGCTGTGGTGGCGATACGGATATGCATTTGGTGTAATCGCAACGATCATCTCATTCGCATGATGCCATACTCATGAATAAATAAATGGAATATTTATTTAGGGTAAATATAGAGGCGGCCGGGCTTTCCTGTGGTCATCGCGGCGGCCATGAACGGGCCGCCACTGCGGGAAAACCATGTGCAGGAAAGGGTTGCTGCGTTGCAGCAGGGAGGCTCGTGAGCCGGTTCTTCTCTGATATAATTTTTTGTTCACGAATCCCCTTTATTTCGACGTGTCCTCTCCTTCCGCCTCGGCCTCCCCGCTGGTTTCCCTGCGCGACGTGCGTTTTGCGTATGGCGAGCGCGAAGTGCTGCGCGGCATCGACCTGCGCGTGCATCGCGGGCAGGTGGTGGCCATCATGGGCGGGAGCGGTTGCGGCAAGACCACCTTGCTGCGCCTGATCGGCGGGCAGTTGCGGGCTTCGGCCGGCGCCGTCGAAGTGGACGGGCACGACGTCGCCAGGCTGCCGCGGGCCGAGCTGTACGCACTGCGCCGGCGGATGGGCATGCTGTTCCAGTTCGGCGCCTTGTTTACCGACATGAGCGTGTTCGACAACGTCGCCTTCCCGCTGCGCGAGCACACCGAGCTGCCTTCCGGCATGGTGCGCGATCTGGTGCTGA
The window above is part of the Thauera aromatica K172 genome. Proteins encoded here:
- a CDS encoding type II secretion system protein GspD, with protein sequence MHIRIATTALALLAACTPLQPRQPPSGHLGKTVDAPLPPAAAPSTLPSRAAAQPPAIVAASPSASSPEAEAATYSVAVHDLPLAQLLLAIGRDAGLELDLHPGLEGRITLNAIDQPLARLLERIAEQAEIRYRLEGRHLVVRPDTPFVRSYTLDYVNLDRDMRGTVATSTQIATSSAGARAEATGNASITQIETRAGNNFWSALEANLNTFLDAAASSRCAPEGGCGNTNVMINRESGVLMVRATARQHEQLADFLGRVQEAARRQVMIEATVVEITLADGYRQGIDWSRLDLPGWTVRPRGSNDGTTAQPTIGYLSAHHDVRIELLETFGTVKVLSSPRLSVLNNQTAMLKVVEEVVYFIVDSTTTEYDDRKQARITATTTPQSVSVGMVMAVTPQISASGDITLNVRPTIAGISGFKDDPNPTLRDIPNRVPQIRTREIESMLRLRSGEIAVLGGLMEDRIDHDTGRIPIFGHLPLLGELFTRRDSTVRRTELLIFLRPVLIDDPSTAGDFTPYAAHLPAAAFLDGGSTPAPRPAFPASGSRP